The Paeniglutamicibacter sulfureus genome includes a region encoding these proteins:
- a CDS encoding 4-hydroxy-3-methylbut-2-enyl diphosphate reductase, translating into MATSSTVQVSLPMPKIPRTRRTPADIAAAAPVAGQRNVLLAAPRGYCAGVDRAVIAVEKALEHYGAPVYVRKQIVHNLHVVSTLEARGAIFVEENEEVPEGALVVFSAHGVSPAVVQSAADRNLRTIDATCPLVTKVHKEAVRFAKDDYEILLIGHEGHEEVEGTYGEAPEHTQIVNNPDEADTIEVKNPDKLIWLSQTTLSVDETMETVRRLRARFPNLQDPPSDDICYATTNRQAAIKAVAPQSELVIVVGSSNSSNSVRLVEVALEYGAKAAYRVDYASEVDETWFEGVATVGVTSGASVPEVLVRDVLALLAEYGYGTVEEVTTAQEDILFSLPKEIRAKLKEAGDDSRGPGGRITKSDISS; encoded by the coding sequence ATGGCTACCAGTTCCACCGTTCAGGTCTCCCTTCCGATGCCCAAGATCCCGCGAACCCGTCGCACACCGGCCGACATCGCCGCCGCAGCACCGGTGGCGGGACAGCGCAATGTGCTCCTGGCTGCCCCGCGCGGCTACTGCGCCGGCGTCGACCGAGCCGTCATCGCGGTGGAAAAGGCGTTGGAGCACTACGGCGCGCCGGTCTACGTGCGCAAGCAGATCGTGCACAACCTGCACGTGGTCTCCACCCTTGAGGCGCGCGGCGCCATCTTCGTGGAGGAAAACGAGGAGGTGCCCGAGGGCGCACTGGTCGTCTTCTCCGCCCACGGCGTTTCCCCGGCAGTGGTGCAGTCCGCCGCGGACCGCAACCTGCGCACCATCGACGCCACCTGCCCGCTGGTCACCAAGGTGCACAAGGAGGCCGTCCGCTTCGCCAAGGACGACTACGAGATCCTGCTGATCGGGCACGAAGGCCACGAAGAGGTCGAGGGCACCTACGGCGAGGCGCCGGAGCACACGCAGATCGTGAACAACCCCGACGAGGCCGACACCATCGAGGTCAAGAACCCCGACAAGCTCATCTGGCTCTCGCAGACCACCCTGAGCGTGGACGAAACCATGGAGACTGTGCGACGCCTGCGCGCCCGCTTCCCCAACCTGCAGGATCCGCCCAGCGACGACATCTGCTACGCGACGACCAACCGCCAGGCAGCGATCAAGGCAGTGGCCCCGCAGAGCGAACTGGTCATCGTCGTAGGTTCCTCGAACTCGTCGAACTCGGTGCGCCTGGTCGAGGTGGCCCTGGAATACGGGGCGAAGGCCGCCTACCGCGTGGACTATGCCTCGGAGGTCGACGAGACCTGGTTCGAGGGCGTGGCGACCGTCGGGGTGACCTCCGGCGCCTCGGTGCCCGAGGTCCTGGTGCGCGATGTGCTGGCCCTGTTGGCCGAGTACGGCTATGGCACCGTCGAGGAAGTCACCACGGCGCAGGAAGACATCCTCTTCTCGCTGCCCAAGGAGATCCGCGCCAAGCTCAAGGAGGCCGGCGACGACTCCCGCGGCCCGGGCGGCCGCATCACCAAGTCGGACATCAGCAGCTAG
- a CDS encoding Lrp/AsnC family transcriptional regulator — protein MAPSTFPQQPVELDAVDRRIIQELVNDARISNALLAQRTGIAPSTALLRTRALVERGVLTGYHAEVSLPAVGRSVQALISVKLRVHDRVQIDRFTDKMPRLPEVLSMFHVSGATDYLLHIAVSSTEALRDWVLDNLATDESVGHTETTLVFGHHKGLGGPIPEDLPN, from the coding sequence ATGGCACCTTCAACTTTTCCGCAACAACCGGTTGAACTTGACGCCGTTGACCGTCGGATTATTCAGGAACTGGTCAATGACGCACGCATCAGCAACGCGTTGCTGGCGCAGCGCACGGGCATCGCGCCGTCCACGGCGCTGTTGCGGACCCGCGCCCTAGTGGAGCGCGGGGTGCTCACCGGCTACCACGCGGAGGTCAGCCTGCCGGCGGTGGGGCGCAGCGTGCAGGCGCTGATCTCGGTGAAGCTGCGCGTGCACGACCGCGTGCAGATCGACAGGTTCACCGACAAGATGCCGCGGCTGCCCGAGGTCCTTTCCATGTTCCATGTCTCCGGGGCCACCGACTACCTGCTGCACATCGCCGTGAGTTCCACCGAGGCGCTGCGCGACTGGGTGCTGGACAACCTGGCCACCGACGAGTCCGTGGGTCACACCGAAACGACGCTGGTCTTCGGCCACCACAAGGGACTGGGCGGGCCGATCCCCGAGGACCTTCCGAACTAG
- a CDS encoding exodeoxyribonuclease VII small subunit, with amino-acid sequence MNPEAATNDIAALSYEQAREELVAVVAQLEAGAATLEQSLALWERGEALAARCEAWLQGATARLDAARKDNGASSPE; translated from the coding sequence ATGAACCCCGAAGCAGCAACCAACGACATCGCCGCGCTGAGCTACGAGCAGGCGCGCGAGGAACTCGTGGCCGTCGTCGCGCAGCTCGAGGCCGGTGCCGCCACACTGGAGCAGTCCCTGGCCCTGTGGGAACGCGGCGAGGCGCTGGCCGCCCGGTGCGAAGCCTGGCTGCAGGGTGCCACCGCGCGCCTGGACGCCGCGCGCAAGGACAACGGGGCGTCCTCCCCCGAATGA
- a CDS encoding PPK2 family polyphosphate kinase: MSKKTKIAVPSVPFDEPAHRLFAAGADFRLADVDPTAKPGYLGDKKTGAVDLAGVGAALGDLQERFFAASRAGAPHKILLVLQGMDTSGKGGIVRHVVGTVDPQGVSHHAFKAPTAAEAKRDFLWRIARQLPKSGYIGVFDRSHYEDVLIHKVRELSPAEEIERRYGAINDFEQNLADKNTTIIKVMLHISKDEQRARLSERLEREDKHWKFNPGDIDERAYWDDYMGAYEAAIQRTDTAAAPWFVVPADRKWYARLAVATLLREALEAIDPQWPAADFDVDEQRRRLAAS, from the coding sequence ATGAGCAAGAAGACCAAGATCGCGGTTCCCTCCGTTCCCTTCGACGAACCCGCGCACCGGTTGTTCGCGGCCGGTGCGGATTTCCGGCTGGCCGATGTCGACCCGACCGCGAAGCCGGGCTACCTCGGCGACAAGAAGACCGGCGCCGTCGACCTGGCGGGCGTCGGCGCGGCGCTGGGCGACTTGCAGGAGCGGTTCTTCGCCGCCTCGCGGGCAGGTGCCCCGCACAAGATCCTGCTGGTGCTCCAGGGGATGGACACCTCGGGCAAGGGCGGGATCGTGCGCCACGTCGTGGGGACCGTCGATCCGCAGGGCGTCAGCCACCACGCCTTCAAGGCACCCACCGCCGCCGAGGCCAAGCGCGATTTCCTCTGGCGCATCGCGCGCCAGCTGCCCAAGAGTGGGTATATCGGGGTCTTTGACCGCTCGCACTACGAGGACGTGCTGATCCACAAGGTCAGGGAGCTTTCGCCGGCGGAGGAGATCGAGCGCCGCTACGGCGCCATCAACGATTTCGAGCAGAACCTGGCGGACAAGAACACCACGATCATCAAGGTCATGCTGCACATCTCCAAGGACGAGCAGCGCGCGCGCCTGTCCGAACGCCTGGAGCGCGAAGACAAGCACTGGAAGTTCAACCCCGGGGACATCGACGAGCGCGCGTACTGGGATGACTACATGGGCGCCTACGAGGCCGCCATCCAGCGCACCGACACCGCCGCGGCGCCGTGGTTCGTCGTCCCGGCGGACAGGAAATGGTACGCCCGGCTGGCGGTGGCCACGCTGTTGCGCGAGGCACTGGAGGCCATCGACCCGCAGTGGCCGGCAGCAGACTTCGACGTCGACGAGCAGCGCCGCCGGCTGGCCGCTTCCTAG
- a CDS encoding glycine betaine ABC transporter substrate-binding protein codes for MSETNHPHRLRRARGFEAPGLRALGLGAALLALAGCTPNAQVPIAQEQTERELVLVQRPDATSQALGHAYKDMLVDAGVSARLAEPAEDPVAEVLAGRADVAVAGSSELLAALGEVPGAKDDGDASGAPESPESPAAPGDLDAAAVNTRLHALTPEGFAVLDTAEAERTGTLVVTAATGAGEKLATVDQLGPLCPELDFGMTRTVRATLLPALGLKASCTPRAIVELTDDQARGVLPVISDAVQVQATTLANSGIQDNALVVLQGSASLFAPEALTPVITTDGVGQDAIKAINKLSAALKQEDLQDINRMVSGRDALHPKKAAADWLADESLVSAP; via the coding sequence ATGAGCGAAACGAACCACCCGCACCGCCTCCGCCGCGCCCGGGGGTTTGAAGCCCCGGGGCTTCGCGCACTCGGGCTCGGCGCCGCGCTGCTGGCCCTGGCCGGGTGCACCCCGAACGCCCAGGTACCCATCGCGCAGGAGCAGACGGAGCGTGAACTGGTGCTCGTGCAGCGGCCCGATGCCACTTCACAGGCCCTGGGCCACGCCTACAAGGACATGTTGGTCGACGCCGGGGTGTCGGCGCGCCTGGCGGAACCCGCTGAGGATCCGGTCGCGGAGGTCCTGGCCGGCCGTGCCGACGTCGCCGTGGCCGGATCCAGCGAGCTGCTCGCGGCCCTGGGCGAGGTCCCGGGTGCCAAGGACGATGGCGACGCATCCGGGGCCCCGGAGTCCCCGGAGTCCCCGGCTGCACCCGGCGACCTGGACGCGGCTGCCGTCAACACCCGATTGCACGCGCTGACTCCCGAGGGCTTCGCCGTGCTGGACACCGCCGAGGCCGAGCGCACAGGGACCCTGGTCGTCACCGCCGCCACCGGCGCGGGCGAAAAGCTGGCGACCGTCGACCAGCTCGGCCCGCTCTGCCCCGAGCTGGACTTCGGCATGACCCGCACGGTGCGGGCCACACTCCTGCCGGCGCTTGGCCTGAAGGCATCGTGCACCCCCCGGGCGATCGTCGAGCTCACCGATGACCAGGCGCGCGGCGTCCTGCCGGTGATCAGCGATGCGGTCCAGGTGCAGGCGACGACGCTCGCGAATTCCGGGATCCAGGACAACGCTCTGGTGGTGCTGCAGGGTTCCGCCTCGCTCTTCGCCCCGGAAGCCCTGACCCCGGTGATCACCACCGACGGGGTGGGCCAGGATGCGATCAAGGCCATCAACAAGCTCTCCGCCGCGCTGAAGCAGGAGGACCTGCAGGACATCAACCGCATGGTCTCCGGCCGCGACGCGCTGCACCCCAAGAAGGCCGCCGCCGACTGGCTGGCCGACGAATCGCTGGTCAGCGCCCCATGA
- a CDS encoding phosphotransferase yields the protein MSASAPGPADAAQLAALAAAVPELVRQLGGSVPIGTWDLEANRLRIQHRPGAGISAMYRMPAGTGFNELGATTEKIAVPGVAATTIGAGPHTPGITVSGWIHPRDPMLPDLACAADRAHVQRTWGEGERLTGLKTVAYRPLRRAVLRATFTTLGPLRIPRTVFLKVGRARAITGLRLRHELLAGTGIPVPAMLGPRTSGILALEAGRGESLGAAIRRHSGADLDPNDFIGLLDALPAGLMQLEARSAWSDSIQRYRQAATLALPHRAAELETLAARIAAHLAASDRGELVPAHGDYYDANILLEAGSISALLDLDSLGPGYRVDDLACLLGHLAILPSLGEKNREAGPALERFGAVFERHVDPRALWARSAGVALTLIAGSRGLGADTWEQVAEARLGTVEELVRRADAFA from the coding sequence ATGAGCGCCAGCGCACCGGGCCCGGCCGACGCGGCGCAACTTGCCGCGTTGGCCGCGGCCGTCCCCGAGCTGGTCCGCCAACTCGGCGGCAGCGTACCCATCGGCACCTGGGACCTTGAGGCCAACCGGTTGCGCATCCAGCATCGGCCCGGCGCCGGGATCAGCGCGATGTACCGCATGCCCGCGGGCACCGGATTCAACGAGCTGGGCGCCACCACCGAGAAGATCGCCGTCCCCGGCGTCGCAGCCACCACCATCGGCGCGGGCCCGCACACCCCCGGGATCACGGTCAGCGGTTGGATCCACCCCCGCGACCCCATGCTGCCCGACCTGGCCTGCGCCGCCGACCGCGCGCACGTGCAGCGGACCTGGGGCGAGGGAGAACGGCTCACGGGGCTGAAGACCGTCGCCTACCGGCCGCTGCGTCGCGCGGTGCTGCGCGCGACGTTCACCACGCTGGGACCGCTGCGCATTCCACGCACCGTCTTCCTGAAGGTGGGACGCGCCCGCGCAATCACCGGGCTGCGCCTGCGCCACGAACTGCTCGCAGGCACCGGCATCCCGGTCCCTGCCATGCTGGGCCCGCGCACCTCCGGGATCCTGGCACTGGAGGCCGGCCGCGGCGAATCGCTCGGGGCCGCCATCCGCCGGCACTCGGGAGCGGACCTTGACCCCAACGACTTCATCGGCCTGCTCGATGCGCTGCCGGCCGGCTTGATGCAGCTGGAGGCCAGGTCTGCCTGGAGCGATTCGATCCAGCGCTACCGCCAGGCGGCCACGCTGGCCCTCCCGCACCGGGCCGCGGAGCTGGAGACGCTCGCGGCGCGGATCGCTGCGCACCTTGCCGCCTCGGATCGCGGCGAATTGGTGCCGGCGCACGGGGACTACTACGACGCGAACATCCTGCTGGAAGCCGGATCGATCAGTGCGCTGCTTGACCTCGACTCGCTGGGGCCCGGGTACCGGGTCGATGACCTAGCCTGCCTGCTGGGGCACTTGGCGATCCTGCCGTCGCTGGGGGAGAAGAACCGGGAGGCCGGCCCGGCGCTGGAGCGCTTCGGCGCAGTCTTTGAACGCCACGTCGATCCCCGCGCGCTGTGGGCGAGGTCGGCCGGGGTGGCGCTGACGCTGATTGCCGGATCCCGTGGGCTCGGTGCCGACACGTGGGAGCAGGTGGCCGAGGCCCGGCTGGGGACGGTGGAGGAGCTGGTGCGACGCGCCGACGCGTTCGCCTGA
- a CDS encoding pyridoxal phosphate-dependent aminotransferase, translating into MPEFKQSTKLHNVLYDIRGPLLEHAQRMEAEGQRILKLNIGNPAPFGFEAPDAILVDMMRNLPNAQGYSDSRGIFSARTAVSQYYQTRGIQTIGVDDIYLGNGVSELITLSLNALLNNGDEVLIPAPDYPLWTASVSLAGGTPVHYLNVEEEGWLPDLEDMAAKITPRTKGIVLINPNNPTGAVYPKETLEGVLELARRHGLIVFSDEIYEKILYDDAVHINTAALADDVLILTFSGLSKAYRVCGFRAGWMAISGPKHLASDYIEGINLLTNMRLCANVPAQHAIQTALGGYQSINDLILPGGRLKEQRDVAFDMLNALPGVSCQQAKGALYLFPKLDREMYPIHNDEAFALELLKQQKLLVSHGTAFNWVAPDHFRLVTLPSVRDLQDAIGRIGEFLEDLREGKVGV; encoded by the coding sequence ATGCCAGAATTCAAGCAGTCCACGAAACTCCACAACGTCCTGTACGACATTCGCGGGCCGCTGCTGGAACACGCCCAGCGGATGGAGGCCGAGGGCCAGCGCATCCTCAAGCTGAACATCGGCAACCCGGCGCCCTTCGGCTTCGAGGCCCCGGACGCGATCCTGGTGGACATGATGCGCAACCTGCCCAACGCGCAGGGCTACTCGGACTCCCGCGGCATCTTCTCGGCCCGCACCGCCGTCTCGCAGTACTACCAGACCCGCGGCATCCAGACCATCGGCGTGGACGACATCTACCTGGGCAACGGCGTCTCCGAGCTGATCACGCTGAGCCTGAACGCGCTGCTGAACAACGGCGACGAGGTGCTGATCCCCGCCCCCGACTACCCGCTGTGGACCGCTTCGGTCTCGCTCGCCGGCGGCACCCCGGTGCACTACCTCAACGTCGAGGAGGAGGGCTGGCTGCCGGACCTGGAGGACATGGCCGCGAAGATCACCCCGCGCACCAAGGGCATCGTGCTGATCAACCCCAACAACCCCACCGGGGCGGTGTACCCGAAGGAAACCCTCGAGGGGGTCCTGGAGCTGGCGCGACGGCACGGGCTCATCGTGTTCTCCGACGAGATCTACGAGAAGATCCTGTACGACGACGCGGTGCACATCAATACCGCCGCGTTGGCCGACGACGTGCTCATCCTGACCTTCTCCGGGCTGTCCAAGGCCTACCGGGTCTGCGGCTTCCGCGCCGGCTGGATGGCCATCTCCGGCCCCAAGCACCTGGCCAGCGACTACATCGAGGGCATCAACCTGCTCACCAACATGCGCCTGTGCGCCAACGTCCCGGCGCAGCACGCGATCCAGACGGCGCTGGGCGGGTACCAGTCCATCAACGACCTGATCCTGCCCGGCGGGCGGCTGAAGGAACAGCGCGACGTCGCATTCGACATGCTCAACGCGCTGCCCGGAGTCAGCTGCCAGCAGGCCAAGGGCGCGCTGTACCTCTTCCCGAAGCTGGACCGGGAAATGTACCCCATCCACAACGACGAGGCCTTTGCGCTGGAACTGCTCAAGCAGCAGAAGCTGCTGGTCTCCCACGGCACCGCGTTCAACTGGGTGGCCCCGGACCACTTCCGGCTGGTCACCCTGCCCTCGGTGCGCGACCTGCAGGACGCCATCGGCCGCATCGGCGAGTTCCTCGAGGACCTGCGCGAGGGCAAGGTCGGCGTCTAG
- the ychF gene encoding redox-regulated ATPase YchF produces the protein MALTIGIVGLPNVGKSTMFNALTRAQVLAANYPFATIEPNVGVVPLPDARLKVLAGIFGSERILPATVSFVDIAGIVKGASEGEGLGNKFLANIREAEAICQVTRAFSDPDVIHVDGKVDPASDIETIATELILADMQTIENQMPRLEKELRAKKIEASFIETVKAAQKVLEEGKTLYSAGKAAGIDIDELAPLQLMTTKPFIYVFNTDEEGLANTEMQAELSALVAPAEAIFLDAQFESELAELTEEEAEEMLEDAGYTESGLDKLARVGFDTLGLQTYLTAGPKETRAWTIAKGATAPEAAGVIHTDFQRGFIKAEVFGFEELVEAGSVAAAKSAGKARIEGKEYIMKDGDVVEFRFNATGSGNK, from the coding sequence GTGGCTCTTACAATCGGAATCGTCGGACTGCCCAATGTCGGCAAGTCAACAATGTTCAATGCTCTTACCCGCGCGCAGGTCCTCGCGGCCAACTACCCGTTCGCGACCATCGAACCCAATGTGGGTGTCGTGCCGTTGCCCGATGCGCGCCTGAAGGTGCTCGCCGGGATCTTTGGCTCCGAGCGCATCCTTCCGGCAACCGTGTCCTTCGTGGACATCGCCGGCATCGTCAAGGGTGCCTCCGAGGGTGAAGGCCTGGGCAACAAGTTCCTGGCCAACATCCGCGAAGCCGAGGCCATCTGCCAGGTGACGCGCGCGTTCTCGGACCCCGACGTGATCCACGTCGACGGCAAGGTCGATCCGGCCTCGGACATCGAGACGATCGCCACCGAGCTGATCCTCGCCGACATGCAGACCATCGAGAACCAAATGCCGCGCCTCGAGAAGGAACTGCGCGCCAAGAAGATCGAGGCCTCCTTCATCGAGACGGTCAAGGCCGCGCAGAAGGTCCTTGAAGAGGGCAAGACGCTTTACTCCGCCGGCAAGGCCGCCGGAATCGACATCGACGAGCTGGCCCCGCTGCAGCTGATGACCACCAAGCCGTTCATCTACGTGTTCAACACCGACGAAGAGGGCCTGGCCAACACCGAAATGCAGGCCGAGCTGTCCGCCCTGGTCGCCCCGGCCGAGGCCATCTTCCTTGATGCGCAGTTTGAGTCCGAACTGGCCGAGCTGACCGAGGAAGAGGCCGAGGAAATGCTGGAGGACGCCGGCTACACCGAGTCCGGCCTGGACAAACTCGCCCGGGTGGGCTTCGACACCCTGGGACTGCAGACCTACCTGACCGCAGGTCCGAAGGAAACCCGTGCCTGGACCATCGCCAAGGGTGCCACCGCACCGGAGGCAGCCGGCGTGATCCACACCGACTTCCAGCGCGGCTTCATCAAGGCCGAGGTCTTCGGTTTCGAGGAATTGGTCGAGGCCGGATCCGTCGCTGCGGCCAAGTCCGCCGGCAAGGCACGCATCGAAGGCAAGGAATACATCATGAAGGACGGCGACGTCGTGGAGTTCCGATTCAATGCAACAGGATCAGGCAACAAGTAA
- the xseA gene encoding exodeoxyribonuclease VII large subunit, whose product MEQAQEAQGSLPRTAAATTPQNPWPLRVLSEKLKQHIENSPESWVEGQLLEANVRNGHAYLTLRDVDVDYSFSVTVWASVMRSLDTPPEVGSRVVARVKPSFYAKTGRLSLNASDLRPVGLGDLLARLERLRRALFDEGLFDPARKRPLPLLPGRIGLVTGRDSDAEKDVVRNATLRWPAVQFDIRNTAVQGVNAVAEVTAALRELDANPDVEVIIIARGGGALEDLLPFSSEDLVRAVAACTTPVISAIGHEADRPILDDVADVRASTPTDAAKRVVPDLAEELANLAQARNRLDRAVRANVERETQRIASLRARPVLSNPESMVQGRREDLVRLGQRSTLAMRASLARGHDSIAHLRAQVRALSPQQTLDRGYAVIQLESGDIVRSAEQAPTGSEVQVRLARGRLAATVTHSHTPEEGNTP is encoded by the coding sequence GTGGAGCAAGCACAAGAAGCACAAGGTTCGCTGCCGCGCACCGCCGCGGCGACCACCCCGCAGAACCCCTGGCCGCTGCGGGTGCTGAGCGAAAAGCTCAAGCAGCACATCGAGAACTCCCCCGAGTCCTGGGTGGAGGGCCAGCTGCTGGAGGCGAATGTCCGCAACGGCCACGCCTACCTGACGCTGCGCGACGTGGATGTCGACTACTCGTTCTCGGTGACCGTGTGGGCCTCGGTGATGCGCTCGCTGGACACGCCCCCGGAGGTCGGCTCCCGCGTGGTGGCGCGGGTGAAGCCCAGCTTCTACGCCAAGACCGGCCGGCTCTCGCTCAACGCCTCGGATCTGCGCCCCGTGGGGCTCGGCGACCTGCTGGCCCGCCTGGAGCGCCTGCGCCGCGCGCTCTTCGACGAGGGCCTCTTCGACCCCGCCCGCAAGCGGCCATTGCCGCTGCTGCCCGGCCGCATCGGGCTGGTCACCGGGCGCGACTCGGACGCGGAGAAGGACGTGGTGCGCAATGCCACGCTGCGCTGGCCCGCCGTCCAATTCGACATCCGCAACACCGCTGTCCAGGGTGTCAACGCTGTCGCGGAGGTCACCGCCGCGCTGCGCGAGCTGGACGCCAACCCCGACGTCGAGGTGATCATCATCGCCCGCGGCGGCGGCGCGTTGGAGGACCTGCTGCCCTTCAGCTCCGAGGACCTGGTGCGCGCGGTCGCCGCCTGCACGACCCCCGTGATCTCCGCCATCGGGCACGAGGCCGACCGTCCGATCCTTGACGACGTGGCCGACGTGCGCGCCTCCACCCCCACCGACGCCGCCAAGCGCGTGGTGCCCGACCTCGCCGAGGAGCTGGCCAACCTGGCCCAGGCCCGGAACCGGCTGGACCGCGCGGTGCGCGCCAACGTGGAGCGCGAGACCCAGCGCATCGCCTCGCTGCGGGCACGCCCGGTGCTGTCCAACCCGGAATCCATGGTGCAGGGACGGCGCGAGGACCTCGTGCGGCTGGGCCAACGCAGCACCCTGGCCATGCGCGCCTCGCTGGCCCGCGGCCACGATTCCATTGCGCACCTGCGCGCCCAGGTCCGCGCCCTGTCCCCGCAGCAGACCCTTGACCGCGGCTATGCGGTCATCCAGCTGGAATCCGGGGACATTGTCCGCTCCGCCGAGCAGGCCCCGACCGGCAGCGAGGTCCAGGTGCGCCTGGCCCGCGGGCGGCTCGCCGCCACCGTCACCCACAGCCACACCCCGGAAGAAGGAAACACCCCATGA
- a CDS encoding NUDIX hydrolase, with protein MTTPEPQVHRGFDTRLAAYCVVIREGEILLALWDMRERDAGFVPRWTLPGGGVELGEDIDAGAVREVEEETGYTVRIDALLSVDSGLIPAHRRYSGTEYPMQTVAVIYAATVIGGELRHEANGTTSQAAWFRLEDVPGLNRVDRVDAAIELYSEHLRKESTR; from the coding sequence ATGACTACCCCCGAACCCCAGGTCCACCGCGGCTTTGACACCCGGCTTGCCGCCTACTGCGTGGTGATCCGCGAGGGAGAGATCCTGCTGGCGCTGTGGGACATGCGCGAGCGCGATGCCGGATTCGTGCCGCGCTGGACCCTGCCCGGCGGCGGCGTGGAACTCGGCGAGGACATCGATGCCGGGGCCGTGCGCGAGGTCGAGGAAGAGACCGGCTACACGGTGCGCATCGATGCGCTGCTCTCCGTGGACTCGGGCCTGATCCCGGCGCACCGGCGCTACAGCGGCACCGAGTACCCCATGCAGACGGTCGCGGTCATCTATGCGGCCACGGTGATCGGCGGGGAGCTACGGCACGAGGCCAACGGCACCACCAGCCAGGCGGCCTGGTTCCGGCTCGAAGACGTCCCCGGGCTGAACCGCGTGGACCGCGTGGACGCCGCCATCGAGCTATACAGCGAACACCTGCGCAAGGAAAGCACCAGATGA
- a CDS encoding DNA recombination protein RmuC, with product MDALVWVAALCSLVVGFILGVGAWWFVNRAPLAAARAQAVVERDELAQTAQLLAGAQAQVAELRERVTEDRVRGSQDQAVLQALAPVAEQLRRVGAQVSTLERDRVEQFGQLSEQLVQAAHNDSELLRTTGSLAAALGNNAARGTWGELQLRRVVEAAGMLAHVDFSEQLRTSEGLRPDMVVRLPGNEMIVLDSKVPLAAYLKAQELSAASDAASRARAREQMQEHSKALRRHVDALAAKSYWNAVDGSPELVVCFLPAESFLADALDADPALLDHAFGKNVALASPATLLAMLKGLAFAWRQELLTQNARELFVQSRELYERLGTMGGHVSKLGASLRGSVEKYNAFVGALESRVLPSARRIRDLDPGLGSEHDPAAALHGLPVIEATPRALGAGELLDAADADALGTAASGVLPLTRRDARD from the coding sequence ATGGATGCTTTGGTGTGGGTTGCGGCCCTTTGCTCGCTGGTCGTGGGATTCATTTTGGGTGTCGGCGCGTGGTGGTTCGTGAACCGCGCACCGCTCGCTGCCGCACGTGCGCAGGCCGTGGTTGAGCGCGATGAGCTGGCACAGACCGCGCAACTGTTGGCAGGGGCCCAGGCCCAGGTGGCGGAATTGCGCGAGCGGGTCACCGAGGACCGTGTGCGCGGTAGCCAGGACCAGGCGGTGCTCCAGGCCCTGGCGCCGGTCGCCGAACAACTGCGCCGGGTAGGCGCGCAGGTCTCGACGCTGGAGCGGGACCGGGTGGAGCAATTCGGCCAGCTCAGCGAGCAGCTGGTGCAGGCCGCCCACAACGACTCCGAGCTCTTGCGCACCACCGGTTCGCTGGCCGCCGCGCTGGGCAACAATGCCGCACGCGGCACCTGGGGCGAGCTGCAATTGCGCCGCGTCGTCGAAGCCGCCGGCATGTTGGCCCACGTCGACTTCAGCGAACAACTGCGCACTTCCGAGGGACTGCGTCCCGACATGGTGGTTCGGCTGCCGGGAAACGAGATGATCGTGCTGGACTCCAAGGTCCCGCTGGCTGCCTACCTGAAGGCCCAGGAGCTCTCGGCGGCCTCGGATGCCGCCTCGCGCGCCAGGGCCAGGGAGCAGATGCAGGAGCATTCCAAGGCGCTGCGCCGGCACGTCGACGCCCTGGCCGCCAAGTCCTACTGGAATGCCGTGGACGGCAGCCCCGAGCTGGTGGTGTGTTTCCTGCCGGCCGAATCCTTCCTTGCCGACGCGCTGGACGCGGATCCGGCGCTGCTGGACCATGCCTTCGGCAAGAACGTCGCCTTGGCGTCCCCCGCGACGTTGCTGGCCATGCTCAAGGGGCTGGCGTTCGCGTGGCGGCAGGAGCTATTGACCCAGAACGCGCGCGAACTGTTTGTGCAGTCCCGTGAGCTGTACGAACGGCTCGGGACCATGGGCGGGCACGTGTCGAAGCTGGGTGCTTCGCTGCGCGGCAGCGTGGAGAAGTACAACGCGTTCGTCGGCGCCCTGGAATCCCGGGTCTTGCCCAGCGCCCGGCGCATCAGGGACCTGGATCCGGGGCTCGGTTCCGAACACGATCCGGCCGCGGCGCTGCACGGCCTCCCGGTCATCGAGGCGACACCGCGGGCGCTCGGAGCCGGTGAGCTGCTCGATGCGGCCGACGCCGATGCGCTCGGGACTGCTGCATCCGGTGTGCTGCCGTTGACCCGGCGAGACGCGCGGGACTGA